The following coding sequences lie in one Methanothermobacter sp. MT-2 genomic window:
- a CDS encoding surface protease-like protein — MSLSYDEICDVSKLIGNYTAQNGKIPSQVVINGKNVSADDYLYASSTTIINLDQGRRVGLSFNSMASPPSPSGTGTGTLQKAGYLQVAKNVKAFMESYGRSPNYASTAIGQIRPESLIYANARIINFYNSTGRLPNHVTVEYVTGKAGTLTRRRADYTYTIQGYNVQFQDKSTGTIQYYKWDFGDQSTSTQKNPVHAYKPGTYKATLTVQGYGITDTKTMTLEVMLATVHVNSTATSSGKPLNLTFKIPLNDTVKWISIGAIASGLFNETIFLVEDGTAYKLAEVTNPFYQANSQSQREIVWQVIAGLNRLIEIYTKLGAEPQVNEYLNNFNLTQAEKTFILTNYNKCIDPLQVSVEYPGEESVTIANITFPGNRSTRTLLLLYTNGYYIHPPGETGPNIIINDTLIWEASNYDAIITYTLATGKITNQTLQKWLNRTYEPGPLKAAHGTFLTGLEVIYLHDLIAEEAATRYNVTWTRTMPVMVSAGDHSPGTWISLECNHNMAVKAEGTPENIKAFNYARTSAINPIEYYVMEALFPGSDPTSAPTTGIGLTLLNGGSLNILESGNYTLISDGQGRYIIIDHATGIVRDMIYAFMGAYCYYHQQTELAKKLGNEILNGSGWWKFIGVAGVSTAEAAVLELGVLSAPETLGLSLAVTLATYIIMEHPEWLPYIKDAAIMTLLLTPGGLPTFITYTLLTGDTEPIQNYLEILSRQSDGWTRRMVNEYREAVDTLRAVSSGSVGGDPDDIERAINNLGKFMRDEWELFKEALKDGDVVGAIKHGGTIIGTGMGVVALLTYENREAIEACILGFKNYLEKKLREAGA, encoded by the coding sequence GTGAGTTTATCCTATGATGAGATTTGTGACGTTTCAAAGCTGATCGGAAACTACACTGCACAAAATGGGAAAATACCATCACAGGTTGTGATTAACGGTAAGAATGTGTCGGCAGACGACTACCTCTACGCCTCATCCACAACCATCATAAACCTTGATCAGGGTAGGAGAGTTGGCTTGTCATTCAATAGTATGGCCTCCCCGCCCAGTCCAAGTGGAACAGGAACAGGAACACTCCAAAAAGCAGGATACCTGCAGGTGGCAAAGAACGTTAAGGCTTTCATGGAATCCTATGGGAGGTCGCCGAATTATGCCAGCACAGCCATTGGACAAATCCGCCCAGAAAGCCTAATATATGCCAATGCAAGGATAATAAACTTCTACAACAGCACAGGAAGACTACCAAACCATGTAACAGTAGAATATGTTACAGGTAAGGCCGGAACCCTGACAAGGCGAAGGGCAGACTACACCTACACAATACAAGGCTATAATGTCCAATTCCAGGATAAAAGTACAGGGACAATACAATACTACAAATGGGACTTCGGAGACCAAAGCACAAGCACCCAGAAGAATCCAGTACACGCCTACAAACCAGGAACCTACAAAGCAACCCTAACAGTCCAAGGCTATGGCATAACAGACACGAAGACTATGACATTGGAGGTTATGCTTGCAACGGTCCATGTTAATTCCACGGCAACATCCTCTGGGAAGCCTCTAAATTTAACATTTAAAATTCCGCTCAATGACACGGTTAAATGGATTAGTATAGGGGCTATAGCTTCGGGCCTATTCAATGAAACAATATTCCTTGTGGAGGATGGCACAGCATACAAACTAGCCGAGGTCACTAACCCATTCTACCAGGCTAACAGCCAGAGCCAAAGAGAAATAGTCTGGCAAGTCATAGCTGGCCTGAACAGACTCATAGAAATTTACACAAAGCTCGGAGCAGAACCTCAAGTGAATGAATATCTCAACAACTTCAATTTAACCCAGGCAGAAAAGACATTCATACTCACAAACTATAACAAGTGCATAGACCCTTTACAGGTCAGTGTGGAGTATCCCGGCGAGGAAAGCGTGACAATAGCCAATATAACATTCCCAGGGAACCGATCAACAAGGACGCTCCTACTACTCTACACAAACGGCTACTACATACACCCGCCAGGAGAAACAGGACCCAATATCATAATAAACGACACTCTCATCTGGGAGGCTAGCAACTACGACGCCATCATAACCTACACCCTCGCCACAGGGAAGATAACAAACCAGACATTACAAAAGTGGCTAAACAGGACATACGAGCCCGGACCATTAAAGGCAGCCCACGGAACATTCCTAACAGGCCTTGAAGTAATATACCTCCACGATCTCATCGCAGAAGAAGCAGCCACGCGCTATAATGTAACATGGACCAGGACCATGCCAGTGATGGTCTCAGCAGGAGACCACAGCCCAGGGACATGGATAAGCCTCGAATGCAACCACAACATGGCCGTGAAAGCAGAAGGCACACCCGAAAACATAAAAGCATTCAATTATGCGAGAACATCAGCTATAAATCCAATAGAATACTATGTGATGGAGGCCCTCTTCCCAGGATCAGACCCCACAAGCGCGCCCACAACAGGAATAGGCCTAACACTCCTCAACGGCGGGTCACTAAACATTCTCGAAAGCGGGAATTACACGCTTATCAGTGACGGGCAGGGAAGATACATCATAATAGACCATGCAACAGGGATAGTAAGGGACATGATCTATGCTTTCATGGGAGCATACTGCTACTACCACCAGCAAACAGAACTAGCCAAAAAACTTGGGAATGAAATTTTGAATGGGAGTGGTTGGTGGAAATTTATTGGTGTTGCTGGTGTTTCAACAGCCGAGGCTGCTGTGCTTGAACTGGGTGTGCTTTCAGCCCCAGAAACCCTTGGTTTGAGTTTGGCTGTTACCCTGGCCACATATATTATCATGGAGCATCCTGAATGGCTACCATACATCAAAGACGCCGCAATAATGACACTACTACTAACACCAGGTGGTCTGCCAACATTCATCACCTACACATTACTAACAGGAGACACAGAACCAATACAAAACTATCTTGAAATACTATCAAGACAGTCAGACGGATGGACCCGTAGAATGGTAAATGAGTATAGAGAAGCCGTAGATACTCTAAGGGCGGTTAGCAGTGGTAGTGTTGGTGGCGATCCCGACGATATAGAAAGGGCTATAAATAATTTAGGTAAATTCATGAGGGATGAATGGGAGCTGTTCAAGGAGGCTTTAAAGGATGGGGATGTTGTGGGCGCCATAAAACATGGAGGCACTATAATAGGCACCGGAATGGGCGTTGTGGCCCTGTTAACATATGAGAATCGCGAGGCGATAGAGGCATGCATACTAGGATTCAAAAACTACCTGGAAAAGAAGTTGAGAGAGGCTGGAGCATGA
- a CDS encoding formylmethanofuran dehydrogenase subunit C, producing the protein MEILLKPKSEFQIPLEADVISPDNFVDKSIKEIEDLTVLEGNVEKPLKDFFDVSISPSATSRIVIDGDVERVNYIGKEMSFGEIVINGNAGLQLGSEMKGGMIIVNGDVLSWLGMGMENGSIHVKGNAGDYVGCAYRGEWRGMRGGEITIDGSAGDNIGGAMIDGTIRIQGNVGDFCGVNMKGGEIIVRGGTGRAVGAEMTGGKIMVFGKISKFLPGFEYSETMSMKGQLFLGFKGDYSEINPNGKLYVSYNENKNLIMDVITKEEDNVDESGFKAIYNSGSTITQGRIIKGGKKLTEEYMKECATCHINPADYESMGKPSKVVISCGNNEIVLRAVKDDGVQRGNIFIPRGIWANAITPAATETTGSPMYKGVEVDVKPAPPSAKILSAEEIIEKMR; encoded by the coding sequence ATGGAAATCCTATTAAAACCTAAGAGTGAATTTCAAATACCTTTAGAAGCAGATGTCATTTCTCCAGACAACTTTGTAGATAAAAGTATCAAGGAAATAGAAGATTTAACGGTGTTGGAAGGAAATGTTGAAAAACCCCTTAAAGATTTTTTTGATGTGTCAATATCCCCGTCAGCCACCTCTCGGATAGTTATAGATGGAGATGTTGAAAGGGTGAACTACATTGGTAAAGAAATGTCCTTTGGTGAGATTGTGATCAATGGCAATGCCGGTTTACAATTAGGGAGTGAAATGAAAGGTGGCATGATCATTGTTAATGGGGATGTATTGTCTTGGCTTGGAATGGGAATGGAAAATGGGAGTATTCATGTTAAAGGTAATGCTGGAGACTATGTAGGATGTGCTTATAGAGGAGAATGGAGAGGAATGAGGGGAGGTGAAATAACCATAGATGGATCAGCAGGCGATAATATTGGAGGAGCAATGATAGATGGCACTATAAGAATCCAGGGAAATGTTGGGGATTTTTGTGGTGTAAACATGAAAGGTGGAGAAATAATCGTAAGGGGTGGCACTGGGAGGGCCGTTGGAGCGGAAATGACCGGTGGAAAAATAATGGTTTTCGGTAAAATATCTAAATTCCTACCGGGTTTTGAATATTCTGAAACCATGAGCATGAAAGGTCAATTATTCTTAGGGTTTAAAGGAGATTATTCAGAAATAAATCCCAATGGGAAACTCTATGTGTCCTATAATGAAAATAAAAACCTTATTATGGATGTTATTACTAAAGAGGAGGATAACGTGGATGAAAGTGGCTTTAAGGCGATTTATAATAGTGGAAGTACTATAACGCAAGGCAGGATAATTAAAGGGGGCAAAAAGCTCACGGAAGAATACATGAAAGAATGTGCAACATGCCACATTAACCCAGCAGATTATGAATCCATGGGAAAACCCTCAAAAGTAGTAATATCGTGTGGAAATAATGAAATAGTCCTGAGAGCAGTGAAAGATGATGGAGTACAACGTGGAAACATATTTATACCTCGAGGCATCTGGGCAAATGCTATAACTCCTGCAGCTACCGAAACTACAGGTTCACCCATGTATAAAGGAGTGGAAGTGGATGTGAAGCCTGCTCCTCCAAGTGCCAAAATATTGTCTGCAGAAGAGATAATCGAAAAAATGAGGTGA
- a CDS encoding putative membrane protein — protein sequence MQDFFRDLDDTQRDITIFLAILVYNLDNMGAVKPSNGYLTLAWE from the coding sequence ATGCAGGATTTTTTCAGGGACCTAGACGATACTCAACGAGATATTACAATTTTCCTTGCTATCTTGGTATATAACTTGGATAACATGGGGGCGGTTAAACCATCAAATGGTTACTTGACGTTGGCGTGGGAATAG
- a CDS encoding tetratricopeptide repeat domain-containing protein: MNPLKKIKDWIARGKAGWHLSGGRSSLKQGKYKEALKEFRKALKASPNDPEILHYNAMTLLKLKRPEKALKCYEKILKNNPKLAEAWNNKGVVLKELKRYDEALECYERALQIDPQDDGTWNNKGALLDTIGKPEKAIECYEKALEINQKNAKAWYNKGNGLRSLGKYEEALECYEKALQINAEFVEAWYNKALIFEELKRYDEALECYGRALQIDPQDDGTWNNKGALLDTIGKPEKAIECYEKALEINQKNAKAWNNKGVVLEELKRYDEALECYEKALEINLENDETWANKGVLLRKLGKYEEALECFEKALEINPEFADAWEWKGIILEDLKKPEEALKCYEKALKLNPQDKTLWYMQGKTLQKLGKHQKAKKSYKKALKIDPEYKKAKKALKELQMKG; this comes from the coding sequence ATGAATCCCCTTAAGAAGATAAAGGATTGGATAGCCAGGGGAAAGGCTGGATGGCACCTCAGCGGGGGCCGATCAAGCCTAAAACAGGGAAAATACAAAGAAGCTCTTAAAGAATTCAGGAAAGCCCTCAAGGCGAGTCCAAACGACCCGGAAATCTTGCACTATAATGCAATGACACTACTAAAACTCAAAAGACCAGAGAAAGCCTTAAAATGTTATGAAAAAATCCTCAAAAACAATCCAAAACTAGCAGAAGCATGGAACAACAAAGGAGTAGTCCTTAAAGAACTTAAGAGATATGATGAGGCATTGGAATGCTATGAAAGGGCACTACAAATAGATCCACAAGACGATGGAACATGGAACAACAAAGGAGCGCTCCTTGACACAATCGGTAAACCTGAAAAAGCAATAGAATGCTATGAAAAAGCCTTAGAAATAAACCAAAAAAATGCAAAAGCATGGTATAATAAAGGTAACGGATTACGCAGTCTCGGAAAATATGAGGAGGCATTGGAATGCTATGAAAAAGCATTACAGATAAACGCAGAATTCGTAGAGGCATGGTACAACAAAGCACTAATTTTTGAAGAACTTAAGAGATATGATGAGGCATTGGAATGCTATGGAAGGGCACTACAAATAGATCCACAAGACGATGGAACATGGAACAACAAAGGAGCGCTCCTTGACACAATCGGTAAACCTGAAAAAGCAATAGAATGCTATGAAAAAGCCTTAGAAATAAACCAAAAAAATGCAAAAGCATGGAACAACAAAGGAGTAGTCCTTGAAGAACTTAAGAGATATGATGAGGCATTGGAATGCTATGAAAAAGCCTTAGAAATAAACCTAGAAAACGACGAAACATGGGCTAACAAGGGAGTACTCCTCAGGAAACTTGGAAAATATGAGGAGGCGCTGGAATGTTTTGAAAAAGCCCTTGAAATAAACCCAGAATTCGCCGATGCATGGGAATGGAAAGGTATAATCCTGGAAGACCTCAAAAAACCAGAGGAAGCCCTGAAATGCTACGAGAAAGCCCTCAAACTAAACCCCCAAGACAAAACACTATGGTACATGCAAGGAAAAACACTACAAAAACTTGGAAAACACCAAAAAGCCAAAAAATCCTACAAAAAAGCCCTGAAAATAGACCCAGAATACAAAAAAGCCAAAAAAGCCCTGAAAGAACTCCAAATGAAAGGCTAA
- a CDS encoding molybdenum containing formylmethanofuran dehydrogenase, subunit B, translated as MNVYRNITCPVCGASCDDIEVHYDGSNIKTKNACRMGNAKFEELVSPHRIKNPQINENGSFREVEWDEAVERAAKILVDAKKPGIFLGSEISIEAMSVGLELGEYIRGVVDSNATICHGPTIMGMQEAGLSGATAGEVRNRADLIIYWGSNPMDSMPRHLSRYTTFMRGFFRERGRSDRTIVVVDPRETATAKAADMFLQLKPNSDYELFSALLTVLRGKEPHKSIEEVSGIEIEKIKELVQLMKTSQFGVIYGGLGLASSQGKHRNLEMVLKLVAALNEHTKFVIGALRGHCNVAGFNQVASWQYGYPYGLDFTREYPRYNPGETTIVDLLRRREVDALLVICADLAAHLPKECVEYMKEIPVICIDIAPCPTTLVSNVLLPGVIDAMESSGTFYRFDNVPIHHRAFTESPFTFTESNEDTLNQIFEKVKMLKKQD; from the coding sequence ATGAACGTCTATAGGAATATAACTTGTCCAGTCTGCGGAGCTTCATGTGATGATATAGAAGTCCATTATGACGGCAGCAATATAAAGACTAAAAATGCTTGCCGTATGGGAAATGCAAAATTTGAAGAACTAGTAAGCCCTCATAGGATAAAGAACCCTCAAATCAATGAGAATGGATCGTTTAGGGAAGTAGAATGGGACGAAGCAGTAGAAAGAGCAGCTAAAATCCTCGTTGATGCTAAAAAGCCTGGGATATTTCTGGGAAGTGAAATTTCAATAGAAGCCATGAGCGTTGGCCTTGAACTAGGAGAATACATTAGAGGAGTGGTAGATTCCAATGCAACTATTTGTCATGGCCCTACAATTATGGGAATGCAAGAAGCAGGGTTGAGTGGAGCAACCGCAGGTGAAGTGAGAAATAGAGCTGATCTCATTATATATTGGGGTTCGAATCCCATGGATTCCATGCCCCGCCATTTGTCACGTTATACGACCTTCATGAGGGGATTTTTCAGAGAGCGGGGGCGTAGTGATCGCACAATTGTAGTCGTTGATCCACGAGAAACGGCCACTGCTAAGGCAGCAGACATGTTTTTACAATTAAAACCTAATTCCGACTATGAATTGTTTTCAGCACTATTGACTGTCTTAAGAGGAAAGGAGCCGCATAAGAGTATCGAAGAAGTAAGCGGTATTGAAATAGAAAAAATAAAAGAACTTGTCCAGCTCATGAAGACATCCCAATTTGGCGTGATATATGGAGGTCTTGGATTAGCATCTTCCCAGGGAAAACACAGAAACCTTGAGATGGTTCTTAAACTTGTCGCAGCCCTTAATGAACATACAAAGTTTGTGATCGGGGCTTTAAGAGGACATTGCAACGTGGCAGGTTTCAACCAAGTTGCTTCATGGCAATATGGTTATCCATATGGACTAGATTTCACAAGGGAATATCCTCGTTACAATCCTGGTGAAACAACAATAGTGGATTTGCTCCGGAGGAGAGAAGTTGATGCTCTCTTAGTGATATGTGCCGATTTAGCTGCTCATTTACCTAAAGAGTGTGTTGAGTACATGAAAGAAATACCTGTTATCTGTATAGATATAGCTCCATGTCCTACAACTCTTGTTTCTAATGTTCTTTTACCGGGAGTTATAGATGCGATGGAATCAAGTGGCACGTTTTACAGATTTGATAACGTTCCAATACACCATAGAGCCTTCACAGAATCACCGTTCACCTTCACAGAGAGCAATGAGGATACTCTGAATCAGATTTTTGAAAAAGTAAAGATGCTGAAAAAGCAAGATTAA
- a CDS encoding anion permease: MSFVKVENLRMDLGEFEMHINELHLKKGEHLIIIGPSGSGKSIFLETIMGFYTPDAGSIYINDEEITTKPVEERNISIIYQDHCLFPHMNVFENIVYGLKKRTEISEDHIKEEVVKVSKMLKIDHLLYRDPITLSGGELQRVSIARAIIVKPKVLLMDEPFSSLDQKTKASIRKIIRDLREQFNMTIIHVSHDLDDIWWLSSKVAVMDKGKILQIGTKEEVINQPAKVVADFFGINILEGVVEGYKDGLTYVRVGSYIFKTVDEGEGRVTLSIRPENIVVADRNSPFISSAQNKFTASVEDIVELSKIAYITFKLGELLLNCVITINSLHEMGIKRGAEVLILIKAINIKIID; encoded by the coding sequence ATGTCATTCGTGAAAGTGGAAAATCTAAGAATGGATCTTGGTGAATTTGAGATGCACATCAATGAACTCCATTTGAAAAAAGGCGAACATCTTATTATCATCGGACCTAGCGGTAGTGGCAAGTCAATTTTTCTTGAAACAATAATGGGTTTTTATACTCCAGATGCAGGGAGTATCTATATAAATGATGAGGAGATAACAACTAAGCCGGTTGAGGAACGCAATATAAGTATAATCTATCAAGATCATTGCCTTTTCCCACATATGAATGTTTTTGAAAACATAGTCTATGGGTTGAAGAAAAGAACAGAAATATCAGAAGATCACATCAAAGAAGAAGTTGTGAAAGTTTCCAAGATGTTAAAAATAGATCATTTACTCTATAGAGATCCTATAACATTGAGTGGGGGCGAATTGCAGAGAGTTTCGATAGCAAGGGCGATTATTGTAAAACCAAAAGTACTGTTGATGGATGAACCCTTTAGTTCACTAGATCAGAAGACAAAAGCCTCCATAAGAAAGATTATAAGGGATCTGAGAGAGCAGTTTAATATGACAATCATCCATGTTTCCCACGATCTTGACGATATATGGTGGCTGTCCTCGAAGGTTGCTGTAATGGATAAAGGTAAAATCCTCCAGATAGGTACTAAGGAAGAGGTTATTAATCAACCAGCAAAGGTTGTTGCAGATTTCTTTGGAATTAATATCCTAGAAGGGGTGGTTGAAGGTTATAAAGATGGCCTCACTTATGTAAGAGTGGGCTCATATATATTTAAAACAGTTGATGAGGGGGAAGGTCGTGTCACTTTATCAATAAGGCCTGAAAACATTGTCGTGGCGGATAGAAATTCTCCCTTCATATCCTCAGCACAGAATAAGTTCACAGCAAGTGTGGAGGATATAGTGGAATTATCAAAAATAGCTTACATCACATTTAAACTTGGAGAGCTCCTTCTTAATTGTGTTATCACGATAAACTCCCTTCATGAGATGGGAATAAAAAGAGGAGCTGAAGTTCTTATATTAATTAAGGCTATAAACATAAAGATCATTGATTAA
- a CDS encoding cobalamin biosynthesis protein N has product MALAASFNTLMAAINQKTADNRTKLLAALNASVSSIQKAGLFIPGSDPLDKNPIAVHWLSDVKALIKLGMKPEDAGIAAISRLFGPSLGNYGTRLPEAVQQDWTWDERLDLGKLYIDSMKYALSENGWGVDLEEVLTMRLRDVEGVYHSRSTNFYGVVDVDHNFEFLGGFRLAVEAAEGNVSFDCIRQFPFM; this is encoded by the coding sequence GTGGCACTTGCAGCATCCTTCAACACACTGATGGCAGCTATAAATCAGAAAACAGCAGATAACAGGACAAAACTCCTCGCCGCACTCAACGCTTCGGTTTCAAGCATCCAGAAAGCCGGACTCTTCATTCCTGGCAGCGACCCACTTGATAAGAACCCCATTGCAGTTCACTGGCTCTCAGACGTTAAGGCGCTCATTAAACTTGGAATGAAACCCGAGGACGCTGGAATCGCCGCAATATCCAGGCTATTTGGACCATCCCTTGGTAACTATGGCACCAGACTCCCTGAGGCTGTTCAGCAGGACTGGACATGGGATGAGAGACTGGACCTTGGAAAACTCTACATCGATAGCATGAAGTATGCGCTGAGCGAGAATGGCTGGGGAGTGGACCTTGAAGAGGTTCTAACAATGAGGCTACGTGACGTTGAGGGTGTCTACCACTCAAGGTCAACAAATTTCTATGGCGTTGTGGACGTGGACCATAACTTCGAGTTCCTCGGTGGTTTCAGGCTTGCAGTGGAGGCTGCAGAGGGCAATGTGTCTTTTGATTGCATCAGGCAGTTCCCTTTCATGTAG
- a CDS encoding anion transport system permease protein yields the protein MSTSRLNLFPLACRFVALAFVLMFFTLCINLWTVSDLNSILTSLISEDMIHSLKLSIITSSIATLLVIPSSIMIAYTLSDDTFGGISIVKAILDLPFAVPELLIGILLLMFFSNTPVSGILSFTISGIICAQFFVALPYAVKMCYSTFVGIDNRLKFVSRSLGYSEFETFKNIILPLSRNGILAAIIVTFSRCIGCFGAVLILGGGTYQRTDTLPVSLYLNLSYGNIDMSAASGIFLMIIAFLTIFAIEKMGVNDVIRESGKSKNGSW from the coding sequence TTGTCCACTAGCAGACTGAACCTATTCCCCCTTGCCTGCAGATTCGTTGCACTGGCTTTTGTTTTAATGTTTTTTACCCTCTGTATTAATCTATGGACTGTCTCAGACCTCAATTCTATTTTAACCTCACTTATAAGTGAGGACATGATCCATTCACTTAAACTTTCTATTATCACATCATCCATAGCAACACTACTTGTGATACCTTCTTCAATCATGATAGCATATACACTTTCTGATGATACATTCGGGGGAATCTCCATTGTTAAGGCAATACTTGACCTCCCATTTGCTGTTCCTGAACTTCTAATTGGAATCTTACTCCTTATGTTCTTCAGTAATACACCTGTGAGTGGTATTTTATCCTTCACTATCAGTGGGATTATATGTGCTCAGTTCTTTGTTGCCCTTCCATATGCTGTTAAAATGTGTTACTCAACCTTTGTTGGAATAGACAATCGCCTCAAATTTGTGTCACGTTCACTTGGATACAGTGAATTTGAAACCTTCAAGAACATAATACTCCCTTTATCAAGGAATGGGATTCTTGCAGCGATTATTGTAACATTTTCTAGGTGTATAGGTTGTTTTGGGGCTGTACTGATACTGGGAGGGGGAACTTATCAACGAACGGACACTCTCCCAGTTTCACTTTATCTCAATCTATCCTATGGCAATATTGACATGAGCGCTGCTTCGGGAATATTCCTCATGATAATAGCTTTCTTAACGATATTCGCAATCGAAAAAATGGGGGTTAATGATGTCATTCGTGAAAGTGGAAAATCTAAGAATGGATCTTGGTGA
- a CDS encoding formylmethanofuran dehydrogenase subunit E region gives MKHNELKKIEEFRGFLSPGALIGAHMFNIAKKVLKVDENDKIFAVCEGYNCMIDAVQVLGKSTVGNGRLRIKDRGKMAMTISKAGDEGKIIEGMRIILDPQKTTRYPRLHAWYMNSKKFPPEEINDEIMNAGEDVYSWKKVNLRVPEKAEKRVKICKICGEAFLQNKNEKTCISCRR, from the coding sequence GTGAAGCACAACGAACTTAAAAAAATAGAAGAATTTAGAGGTTTTCTGTCACCTGGTGCACTAATAGGAGCCCACATGTTTAACATTGCGAAAAAGGTTTTAAAGGTGGATGAAAATGATAAAATCTTTGCAGTATGCGAAGGCTATAATTGCATGATTGATGCTGTTCAAGTCCTCGGAAAAAGTACAGTAGGAAATGGAAGATTAAGAATAAAAGACAGAGGCAAAATGGCAATGACAATTAGCAAAGCCGGTGATGAAGGTAAAATTATCGAAGGCATGAGAATCATCCTTGATCCTCAAAAAACAACCCGTTATCCAAGACTCCATGCATGGTACATGAACTCTAAGAAATTCCCTCCAGAAGAAATCAACGACGAGATCATGAACGCTGGTGAAGATGTATATTCATGGAAAAAAGTCAACTTAAGAGTCCCAGAAAAGGCAGAAAAAAGGGTTAAAATTTGTAAAATATGTGGAGAAGCCTTTTTACAAAATAAAAATGAAAAGACGTGTATTTCATGTAGAAGGTGA
- a CDS encoding pseudomurein-binding protein, translating to MWIGENILRFRDHYLPKEYWKYISIHRSWAYGYELRCYVGEDHCIHYIEIPKNPDGSLRWDEAVYI from the coding sequence ATGTGGATAGGTGAGAACATATTGAGATTTAGAGATCATTATCTTCCAAAAGAGTACTGGAAGTATATTTCGATTCATCGTAGCTGGGCTTATGGTTATGAGTTGAGATGTTATGTTGGTGAGGATCATTGTATACACTATATTGAAATACCGAAGAATCCTGATGGTAGTTTGAGGTGGGATGAAGCAGTATATATCTAA
- a CDS encoding tetratricopeptide TPR_2, giving the protein MAPCWGPIKPRTWRLQRSPQRIQEALKARPNDPEILHYNAITLLKLKKPEKALECYEKILKNNPKLAEAWNNKGVVLEELERYDEALECYEKALEIDPEDDGTWANKGVLLRKLGKYEDALECFQKALEINPEFADAWKWKGIILEDLKEAEEALKCYKKTLKLDPQNKTLWYMQGAALQKLGKHKEALKCYEKALEIDPEDDGTWANKGVLLRKLGKYEDALECFQKALEINSEFADAWKWKGIILEDLKEAEEALKCYKKALKLDPQNKTLWYMQGAALQKLGKHKEALKCYENPWK; this is encoded by the coding sequence ATGGCACCTTGCTGGGGGCCGATCAAGCCTAGAACGTGGAGACTACAAAGAAGCCCTCAAAGAATTCAGGAAGCCCTCAAAGCAAGACCAAACGACCCGGAAATCCTCCACTACAATGCAATAACACTACTAAAACTCAAAAAACCAGAGAAAGCCTTAGAATGCTATGAAAAAATCCTCAAAAACAATCCAAAACTAGCAGAAGCATGGAACAACAAAGGAGTAGTCCTTGAAGAACTTGAGAGATATGATGAGGCACTAGAATGCTATGAAAAAGCCTTGGAAATAGATCCAGAAGATGATGGAACATGGGCTAATAAGGGAGTACTCCTCAGGAAACTTGGAAAATATGAGGATGCACTGGAATGCTTTCAAAAAGCCCTTGAAATAAACCCAGAATTCGCTGATGCATGGAAATGGAAAGGCATAATCCTAGAAGACCTCAAAGAAGCAGAGGAAGCCCTGAAATGCTACAAGAAAACCCTCAAACTAGACCCGCAAAACAAAACACTATGGTACATGCAAGGAGCAGCACTACAAAAACTCGGCAAACACAAAGAAGCACTAAAATGCTATGAAAAAGCCTTGGAAATAGATCCAGAAGATGATGGAACATGGGCTAATAAGGGAGTACTCCTCAGGAAACTTGGAAAATATGAGGATGCACTGGAATGCTTTCAAAAAGCCCTTGAAATAAACTCAGAATTCGCTGATGCATGGAAATGGAAAGGCATAATCCTAGAAGACCTCAAAGAAGCAGAGGAAGCCCTGAAATGCTACAAGAAAGCCCTCAAACTAGACCCGCAAAACAAAACACTATGGTACATGCAAGGAGCAGCACTACAAAAACTCGGCAAACACAAAGAAGCACTAAAATGCTACGAAAATCCCTGGAAATAG